In Jaculus jaculus isolate mJacJac1 chromosome 2, mJacJac1.mat.Y.cur, whole genome shotgun sequence, the genomic window TCCCCAAGGTCCCCGTCCCACTGAATACTACCAAATACAACTCTGCCCTGGACACAAACGCCACCATGATCAACTCCTTCAACAAGTTCCCTTATCCCACCCAGGCTGAGTTGTCCTGGCTGACAGCTGCCTCCAAGCATCCAGAGGAACACATCAGAATCTGGTTTGCCACCCAGCGCTTAAAGCACGGCATCAGCTGGTCCCCAGAGGAGGTAGAGGAGGCCAGGAAGAAGATGTTCAATGGCACCATCCAGTCAGTACCCCCTACGATCACTGTGCTTCCTGCCCAGTTGACCCCCACAAAGATGTCACAGCCCATCCTCCAGACAGCTCTGCCATGCCAGATCCTTGGCCAGACCAGCCTGGTGCTGACTCAGGTGACCAGTGGGTCAACAACTGTCTCTTGCTCCCCCATCACACTTGCAGTGACTGGGGTGACCAACCATGGACAGAAGAGACCTTTAGTATCTTCCCAAGCTGTGCCTGAGTCCAAGCGCCCACACATCACTCAggtgccagagcctccacccaAGGTGGTCAACACCCCGCTCACCCCAACCAATGACCGCAAGAAGACCAAGTTGCAGATTGCACACCTCAAGGCAAGCTTCCTACAGAGTCAGTTCCCTGATGACGCTGAGGTCTACCGACTGATCGAGGTGACAGGCCTTGCCAGGAGCGAAATCAAGAAGTGGTTCAGCGACCACCGGTATCGATGTCAAAGGGGCATCGTCCACATCACCAGCGAATCCATTGCCAAAGACCAGATGGCCATTGCCGCCTCCCAGCATGGTCGTACCTACCATGCATACCCAGACTTCACCCCCCAGAAGTTCAAAGAGAAAACCCAAGGGCAGGTTAAAATCCTAGAAGACAGCTTTGTGAAAAGCTCTTTTCCTACCCAAGCAGAACTGGATCGGCTAAGGGTGGAGACCAAGCTGAGCAGGAGAGAGATCGACTCCTGGTTCTCAGAGAGGCGGAAGCTTCGGGATAGCATGGAACAGGCTGTCTTGGATTCCATGGGCACTGGCAAAAAGGGTTCAGATGTGGCAGCCCCCAATGGTGCTCTATCTCGACTTGATCAGATCTCCAGTGCCCAGTTAGCCAGTTCTCTGCCCAGCCCATCACCAGCAAGTACACAAAACCAAGAACAGGTTCATCTCCTACGGAGCACTTTTGCAAGAACCCAGTGGCCTACTCCCCAGGAGTACGACCAGTTAGCTGCCAAGACAGGCCTTGTCCGAACTGAGATTGTGCGCTGGTTCAAGGAGAACAGATGTTTGCTCAAAACTGGAACCTTGAAGTGGCTGGAACAGTACCAACAGCAACACCTGGCAGATGAGCATGGCTATGATGTCGTCTCCAGGaagacaacaaaaaaagttgCTGAGAGCCCAAAGAACGGAAGTGAGGTGGCTCCACAATGTCACAAAGACCCCAAGGCACTCTGCGAAGAAGATTCAGAGAAGTTTGTCTCCAGAGTAAAAGTGGGTAGAGAACAAGGCAAGGACGGTTTAACAGGCAAGCCCTCAGAGACCACCTTAGACAGGTCAGAGGGCAGCAGCCAAGATGGCCAGGGCAGCGACGAGAACGAGGAGTCAGGCATCGTGGAGTTTGTGGAGGTGACAGTTGGAGAAGAGGATGCCATCTCAGACAGGTGGGATAGCTGGAGACAGGCAATAGCAAAAGGCAAGGCAGAAGTGGCTGACTCTGACTCCGACGGTGTCCCTGCTGAGGCTGGTCAGGTCTAGACAGGTAATTCCATCTGTTCGCCCCttaaaaaaagtggggggcatacaggtttcttttttattttcaggatTAGAATAGTAATGGGTCTAGAGATGTTGGCTCAGGTgatattctcttttctttccaattacCGTATTAATTGTCCAGACATATTGACACTGTTCATCAGTCTTTATCAGATATGTCATTAACAGGGTATATTTGAATATTCCTCATTTGAAATGCTTTGGAGCAGATgcatttgaaatttaaatttgttttcagtctgctatatttgcatatataatgAGGTACCTCAGGACTGGGACCCAAGTCTAGGTATGAAGTTCATTTGTGTTTCATAGATACCTTTTTATACCCAGCCCAAAAGTCACTTTGTGAAATATTCCTCATAACTTTGAGCATGAGTGGAAcaaggaagttttcttctttagCATCATGTTGGTATTTAAGAGCTTCAGGCTCAGGGACATTCGGTATTTGAGAATTTTAGTTCAAGGATGCCCAACCTGGGTTTATCATGTATACTTGCCATGTACCACATGTTCTGAAATGCACATAAGGAAACTGTTCAATGGAGCCAGCTAGTTTGCCTATATACTACCTCACACaagctgatcttttttttttttttttttctgcagtagATGGTTTCTTTCTCAAAGTTCTTAAGGGGAAagaaaagtgggagagagaatgggagctgaCAGTGCCCTTATTGCAAGGTCTGTGCTCAGAGGGAAGCCCCATTGCTCACACAGACCTGTTTGAATGTCTGCCTTTCTGGCCTGTCTGAACTCAAGTCTTATCAGCACTAGTTGGACAACATATcttctgtgtgtgttgtgtgcattgctatatttttataaaagcagGAAAAGtgatggtatctttttttttttttttcattttcttttgccttttctctTTTGAGTTTTATTAGGATAGAAGTAAGCATTCAAGTTCACTGAATTGGAGACTCATGTTGTTCCTTCTCATCTGAGAGGTTTTTGAAAGTGTTCTGTAGTTGCCTGATGTGGCTCAAAGAAGGTGCCGCCCTGTTTCTGTCCCAGTAACTGCTTCACAACTGGACAAGACCTGTATAAACGTTGGCCTGTGGAGCCATAAAAGCCAAGGGAAGGATGTTACCATGGTTACTAATGGCCATGTCATTCACATAATGGGACATGCCTTGAAGCCCTTGGTGTGTGCGCTTCCCATGGGGTCAGTGCAAGTCAAAGTCCCCAGCACAGTAGCTGGCTGTGGCATTAGTGAAGAAAAAGAGGTGGGAAAAGGGGCTCCTTTCCAGAAAGATCTCAAGGGCAGCTAGAAATATAAGCCCAAAACACCCATGATTTATCCAGGTAGACTTTGCCAGGCCACCCAAGAAAGGGCCTCCCAAGTTATCctttaaaatgatgaaataaaagtGAACAGTACCAAGATGCTATGTCCGATCCTAAAGGAACCCTAAGGCTACTGTACCCCTGTGTTAACAAACTTGGACAATTTTAGCCAGTGATGTTACTCATTAACACATTTATTAGATAATAAAATGCAGTACTTGCCAAATAAGTGAAACTGTAGAAATTTAGTCTAGCCAGTTCCATTGGCCCTGCAACTCATTTACTAAATTGTCAAGTCCAGAATACCATC contains:
- the Zhx2 gene encoding zinc fingers and homeoboxes protein 2, producing MASKRKSTTPCMVRTSQVVEQDVSEEVDRAKDKEIATAHSDVAKDSWAAEPENSSKEDELIEVKSMGENQSKKLQGGYECKYCPYSTQNLNEFTEHVDMQHPNVILNPLYVCAECNFTTKKYDSLSDHNSRFHPGETNFKLKLIKRNNQTVLEQSIEGTNHVMSITASDDHDPEISVSKTPMMKAGKPKADAKKVPKKPEEATPENQVEGTTHLVTDTAEILSRLGSVELLQDSLGHVMPSVQLPPNINLVPKVPVPLNTTKYNSALDTNATMINSFNKFPYPTQAELSWLTAASKHPEEHIRIWFATQRLKHGISWSPEEVEEARKKMFNGTIQSVPPTITVLPAQLTPTKMSQPILQTALPCQILGQTSLVLTQVTSGSTTVSCSPITLAVTGVTNHGQKRPLVSSQAVPESKRPHITQVPEPPPKVVNTPLTPTNDRKKTKLQIAHLKASFLQSQFPDDAEVYRLIEVTGLARSEIKKWFSDHRYRCQRGIVHITSESIAKDQMAIAASQHGRTYHAYPDFTPQKFKEKTQGQVKILEDSFVKSSFPTQAELDRLRVETKLSRREIDSWFSERRKLRDSMEQAVLDSMGTGKKGSDVAAPNGALSRLDQISSAQLASSLPSPSPASTQNQEQVHLLRSTFARTQWPTPQEYDQLAAKTGLVRTEIVRWFKENRCLLKTGTLKWLEQYQQQHLADEHGYDVVSRKTTKKVAESPKNGSEVAPQCHKDPKALCEEDSEKFVSRVKVGREQGKDGLTGKPSETTLDRSEGSSQDGQGSDENEESGIVEFVEVTVGEEDAISDRWDSWRQAIAKGKAEVADSDSDGVPAEAGQV